The genomic stretch TTCTTCTTATCTTTCCTATCTATAATTTTTGCCTTTTGAAATAATTCATTGCTTAGTTGATTTAGTTTTTCTTTATTAATCGAGCTCCAATAATTAAACAATTCATTATCATTATAGGAGGTTTTATCGCTATCGCTTCTGAAGAGATCCATTTTTTTTCCAGGAGTTTCTGAAAAGTAGATAAATGAGGTGGATACGTGAAAGATATTCGTTTTTTTCCATCACTTTCGCATGTTTGAAAGAAAAATTGTGAATTTTCATCTTTTTCAATCCTGTTAAACTTATGATTTTCTATATATCGCAAAGGCCTACTCCATCGATTATAATCGAAAAGAGTCGTTACAAGAGATTTTTCCAACGGGGCCAGTTTTTTATTTTTGTCAATATTTATGTTGTTGGAAGTCGTCTCTTTTTTCTCATTCTGAGAAAGATAAACAGTAATATCTTCTTGGTTAGTTTCGTCTGCATCTATTGCAGCTTGGATTTCCTCCTCCCGGTTTTCGTCGTAGTCTCCCATTTCGGCACCATAATAATACGGGGACGGTGAGTTGCCTAAATAGAGTgcaaagaagaaaaatgcaaaagcTCCAAACATTTGCGCCGTATAATTTCGCAATTGTAGGAGAGTGTATTTATCAAATCTCATAGTTATCTTAGATTTGATCGAATTTTTTTGCTTTAACCCGACTAATACCAATCCAATACATTTCATCAAAAAGATGTGACCAATTAACCACCCAACAAAACTACTTATTAAGAAGAACAATTTATTGTTAGATCGAAACAGATAAATGTTCATTACTCTTAGTACGATTGAACTTGGAACAACAACGGGATAAAATAGTTTAAACAAAAGATTATTGAAGAATACTTTGTAAATCCTCAAATTACGTATTGAGTTTGGATTCTTGTATCCAGAATCCACCAAAACCGGATCCTTGTATCCAGAAGACAGGTCGGATACCCAAGCCGACCGATAGAAATGATTGTCATTGTGGTatagaaaataaaagaaaagatAAGGTACTAGTAAGAATGATACCGTATGAGGTCtattcaatgccaaatgcaaaGGCGTATAATAGATGGATATGAAGATCATCAGGCGTCCCGTAATAAACCCAGTTGTTGCTATTCAATTTATTACTATTCGATGCTATTACTATGCTCCTCTCTTTATAGTACTATATTTCTATATAGTACTATATAGGAAAGGAGGCTAATAAATTGAATAGAAACCTTCATTATCATTATCCCGAGTAGTTGGATCATAGTCTCTTACCATAAAAATGGCTGCATGTGCAGCAGCACCAACTATGAGAAAGCCCCCAATCCACATGTGATGTGTGAACAATGACAGTTGTGTACCATAGTCAGTAGCTAGGTATGGATAAGGAGGCATAGCATACATATGGTGAGCTACAATAATGGTCAAAGAGCCTAACATAGCTAGGTTAATAGATAATTGAGCATGCCATGACGTTGTTAGGATCTCATATAGACCTTTATGACCCTGGCCTGTAAATGGACCTTTATGGGCTTCTAAAATATCTTTTATACCATGACCAATACCCCAGTTAGTTCTATACATATGACCCGCAATGAGAAAAAGAATTGCAATAGCTAAATGATGATGTGCAATATCAGTCAGCCATAGACCACCAGTTAGTGGGTCTAATCCTCCACGAAAAGTAAGAAAGTCCGCGTATTTTGACCAATTCAAGGTAAAAAATGGGGTTGCTCCCTCAGCAAAACTTGGATAAAGTTGAGCCAAAAGATCCCGATTCAAGATAAATTCATGAGGAAGTGGGATCTCTTTGGGATCTACTCCAGCATTTAGAAATTGGTTAATTGGTAAAGATACATGTACTTGATGCCCCGCCCAAGAAAGAGACCCAAGTCCTAGTAGACCTGCCAAATGGTGATTCAACATGGATTCTACATCTTGAAACCAAACCAATTTTGGAGCAGCTTTGTGATAATGAAACCAACCAGCAAAAAGCATTAAGGCTGCAAAGACCAACGCACCGATTGCAGTACAATAGAGTTGTAATTCACTAGTTATTCCAGATGCTCGCCAAATCTGAAAAAAACCAGAGGTTATTTGTATTCCGCGGAAACCTCCCCCTACATCACCATTCAATATTTCTTGGCCTACTATTGGCCAAACCACTTGGGCACTAGGTCGAATGTGAGTAGGATCATTTAGCCATGCTTCATAATTGGAAAAACGAGCACCATGGAAATACATGCCACTCAGCCAAAGAAAGATAATGGAGAGTTGGCCGAAATGAGCACTAAATACTTTTCGGGAAATCTCCTCTAAATCACTAGTATGGCTATCGAAATCATGAGCATCAGCATGTAGGTTCCAGATCCAAGTAGTAGTATCAGGTCCCTTAGCTATTGTTCTTGAGAAATGACCAGGTTTTGCCCATTGCTCGAAAGACGTTTTTATGGGATCCCTATCTACCAAAATTTTGACTTCTGGATCTGCCAAAATTTGGACTTTTGGTTCCGGCGAACGAATAATCATTGAGTCCTCCTCTTTCCGGACAACACATACAAAGAGACCCGCCAACATAAAACATAATTAGTGAACTTATGAGAAATGTTTATATTGAATATCTTTCTCCCATCTATCTATTCTATATTTTCTTGAGTTATTCACTAGAACAATTAGGATCCGGAAGTGAATCCGGGGCAAGTGTTCGGATCTATTATGACATAGCAGTTAGGCGCTCAACGGACCCTTTTATTTGACTGATGGTGACAATAAACTATCAAAAATTCAATATTCAATATATATAATGGATTCTCTCTATATTTTATTCTCTATTAGAGAATAAAATATAGACAATAATATTAGAATTagaataaaaaaaaaaaaaaaaaactcagGATCAATTAAAATGTGAATAGGATGAATTGGTTTCTAATAATATAATTTATGAAGGAAATAAGAATATTTCTAGAATTCAATTCGATAGGAAATATAGAAATATACTTTTTTGGGGGTTGTCGAAGATCCTTTTTGTTATGTAGTCTGATCATTTTATTTAAAACAAAGATTCAAACAAAGACCCGAAATACAAAtccttttttcatttttttcttcaaTCATTGCATTGATAAGAAATAAGAAGTCATGTTTCACTAAAATTAGTCACTTTGACTTACCGTTTTTACATAAATTATAAGTAAAAAGGCAGTAGGAACTAGAATGAAGAGTGCAGTAGCTATAAATGCGAGAATATTTACTTCCATAATCTCTATGTTTTCTTTCTCTTTAATTTCTAATAAATACTTCGGGATTTAATCCCATAGAAATGAAAAATCTTTCGTCACTAAATTCAATGGTATAAATAGGATCTCGATGATATCCAAATAAGAAAATGACTTTATGATGCAATCAAAAAGTCCTTTTTCTTTCTTTGTCCGAACCTTTCCCTTAAACAAActaaaaaagaaagaaaaaagggGATACCCGTTAGaaatgatattttatttttatttttattcccTTTCATACACGAAATCCattgatattttatttttttgattgGATTTGTATCCATCGGGACTGACGGGACTCGAACCCGCAGCTTCCGCCTTGACAGGGCGGTGCTCTGACCAATTGAACTACAATCCCAGGGAAAAAGTCGTATAGTATACATACATATTCTTACAATTGCATCCAAACTCTTTGTTTTTCTATTTGAGATTCGAACCCCTGTAAAAGAGGCTCACTTCTATATATATTCCTATTTTGATGGGTCTGCACTTTATCGACACGGATGACTCGCATCGCAATCCGTTCGTTATTGCCaactttatttaaaaataaatgaatCAAGAAATGAATCAAGGAAACAAAACAAAAAAGAGTCTTTTTTGTTTTTTAACTTTAACCCTTTCCTTAGACTTTAAACTTACAGATCCCGATAGGAATTTTGGAAAATCAGAATTTGTGGAAAAAATATGTAAGTAATATGGAAAAAAGACATAGGACTCGAGATTCTAATCTTCTGTATCCGAACCCATTGGTGATTTTAAGAGAACACCAAATGGGTTCTATCATTTCATGGTGGATCCagaaatatttttgggccgagCTGGATTTGAACCAGCGTAGACATATTGCCAACGAATTTACAGTCCGTCCCCATTAACCGCTCGGGCATCGACCCAGGAAGAATCCAATTTAGTCTTTATTGATAATCCCTGATCCATTTCCTTTCGTAGTACCCTACCCCCAGGGGAAGTCGAATCCCCGTTGCCTCCTTGAAAGAGAGATGTCCTAAACCGCTAGACGATGGGGGCATCCTTCCCCGACCTCCATTCTACTATGTTCATAGTATGAACAGTTTTTTGAAATTGTCAATATAATGATTCGATCAGAAGGATCTTCTCATCTTTCAGAATTCCTTACAATTTTTTGATTAATCCTTTCGATTTCGAAATTGTTCATTCCAATCACCAATCTATAATTCAACAAAATACAAAATAAAACGAAGTAATGCGAAACAAACCAAAATAAACATAGAATCCTTTCTGGAAATGATTGATTTGCTGGAACAGGGGGGCATTAACACCTTATTTCTTTCACTTTCATTCAGTGTTAAGAAGATTGAATTAGGTATATTTCTATTTCACACTAAGTCGGGAAATAAAAAAACGAGAATGAATCTGGAAATTGAGTAAAAAAGGATGAAGATCAATAAGAATTCAGTTGAGGGACAGGATAGAATCCATTTATCAAAGATTCAGAAATATTTGAATTAGGGGTACATGTATCAATGAAATTAATTTCGTGTTATGATGAAGATGACTTCAATTCGAATCGGTTTTGAAAAATTGAATTCCAGTGATATTTATCAAATCCAATATGAATAAATTCTTTTTTCACTATACTCGTCAATCCAATTTTTTGTTCATTAATGAGTTGGTACAAAAAATAGATCTATGTACATATATATAAATCTGATTTATATATATATTTCGTATATATATAATAAGTATATGCAGTAACAAATAGATGTACTAAACTCATATTCATATTGGCTTATTCTGTATTCGGGAATTGACTCAAACGGCGCCCTTTTAACTCAGTGGTAGAGTAACGCCATGGTAAGGCGTAAGTCGTCGGTTCAAATCCGATAAAGGGcttttttttatcaaaaaatGATAACAGTAGTATTCCTATTTGAAGGaacatatacaaatattcttGATATTTGTAAGAAGTTTCTGTTtgtaataaaataaaaaaaacgaaGGAATAGTTGAATTTCATTAAAAAATCGAATTTAGAATTGAAACTCTATTAAGTTATTGTTATCATTCGAATAGAGTAAACTCATTCTAGTTAGAAAGGGAAATGGCATTCTTTTCTATatatattatttctttttttaGAATGTGATATTTCCTTGAATTGTCAGATACTCCTATTTTCGATTATTCCAATCAAATAAAGGGAGAGATTCTAAAAAAAGTAAGTGGACCTAACCTATTGAATCATAACTATATCCACTATTCTGATATTCAAATTGGATAGAAATGAAATTCGAACAGTGgatctttttttctttttaataCCTTTTTGGTTCTAACTCTGCAAGAATCTGTTGATATTTCGGATAAAATCTTATTGTTCCTAGGAATCAATTGCTACTCCTCTCCTCCAGTGGAAGGCTTATTCTAAGTTCCAACAGACAAGTCATTTGACTTCAAAATATCTTTTTTCCGAATACAAGAAAAGATCCAAATTGATTTCTATTATTTCTTGAAGATATGTCTATAAAAATAATCGAAAAATCCATCAAATCATGACTTCGAGTATCCAAATTTGGTTTTCATATCTATGCATACGAGGCATACGAGATTTTGAAGGCAATTAATGGACGAAACTTGCACATAGAGAAAAATATTCCAATTTCTTACCTCGATCCGCACGAAAGGGTATACGTCGGAATTTGATTAATCTGAATGAAATAAAAATAGAACAAAGAAGACAATAAAAGAAATCAATGTAAAATAGAAAGTAAAATATAGGATCCTCTAGTAGTTTTCTAGACATACAAATTCGAACCATACAAATTCGAATAATATAGAAAACGATTTTTTTTGATTTCACGAACAAGATTCAAGAATAATCTTATTTGATAAAAGCAGAGTAGTATGTCTGGGGATCTGCTAGTAACGAGAGTAATAAAAGCGATCGATCATTTGTTTATGGAATAGTTCTTTAAAAAATCTATTTATAGGATTTATGAGTCATAAGACACTTTTCGAGTCATGACTTAGGGAATTTTTTTAGAATAGAAAGGAATAAGCCAATTAAGTTAATGGATTTGACCTAGATTAGATATCAATCGacaaaaaaataatttttctaTTCGAAACCCAGTCGAAAACAAGGGAGAGTCTACGAGAAATCATATCATATATAAAATGAAAAAAGCCTCGAAGGTTCCATCCCTGAAAATGCTAGGAGGTGTTCGGAAATGGTTTGAAGTAGTTGAATAGGAGGATTACTATGACTATAGCTCTTGGTAAATTTACCAAAGATCAAAATGATTTATTTGATATTATGGATGACTGGTTACGGAGGGACCGTTTTGTTTTTGTGGGTTGGTCCGGTCTATTGCTCTTTCCTTGCGCCTATTTTGCCGTGGGGGGTTGGTTCACAGGTACCACCTTTGTAACTTCATGGTATACTCATGGATTGGCAAGTTCCTATTTGGAAGGTTGTAACTTCTTAACTGCAGCAGTCTCTACTCCTGCTAATAGTTTAGCACACTCTTTGTTGTTACTATGGGGTCCTGAAGCACAGGGAGATTTGACCCGTTGGTGTCAATTAGGTGGTCTGTGGACTTTTGTTGCTCTTCACGGTGCTTTCGGATTAATAGGTTTTATGTTACGTCAATTTGAACTTGCTCGATCTGTTCAATTGCGGCCTTATAATGCAATCGCATTCTCCGGTCCAATTGCTGTTTTTGTTTCTGTATTCCTTATTTATCCACTGGGCCAGTCTGGTTGGTTCTTTGCGCCTAGTTTTGGTGTAGCAGCTATATTTCGATTCATTCTCTTTTTCCAAGGGTTTCATAATTGGACATTAAACCCATTTCATATGATGGGAGTTGCTGGTGTATTGGGCGCTGCCCTACTATGCGCTATTCATGGCGCTACCGTAGAAAATACCTTATTTGAAGATGGTGATGGCGCAAATACATTCCGGGCTTTTAACCCAACCCAAGCAGAAGAAACTTATTCAATGGTTACTGCTAACCGCTTTTGGTCCCAAATCTTTGGGGTTGCTTTTTCCAATAAACGTTGGTTACATTTCTTTATGTTATTTGTACCAGTAACTGGTTTATGGATGAGTGCTCTTGGAGTAGTCGGTCTGGCCCTGAACCTACGTGCCTATGACTTTGTTTCTCAAGAAATCCGCGCAGCGGAAGATCCTGAATTTGAGACTTTCTACACCAAAAATATTCTCTTAAACGAAGGTATTCGTGCGTGGATGGCGACTCAAGATCAGCCTCATGAAAACCTTATATTCCCTGAGGAGGTTCTACCACGTGGAAACGCTCTTTAATGGAACTTTAGCTTTAACTGGTCGTGACCAAGAAACTACTGGTTTTGCTTGGTGGGCCGGGAATGCCCGACTTATCAATTTATCCGGTAAACTACTGGGGGCCCATGTAGCCCATGCCGGATTAATAGTATTCTGGGCCGGAGCAATGAACCTATTTGAAGTTGCTCATTTCGTACCCGAGAAGCCCATGTATGAACAAGGCTTAATTTTACTTCCCCATCTAGCAACTCTAGGTTGGGGGGTAGGTCCTGGAGGGGAAGTTATCGACACCTTTCCATACTTTGTGTCTGGAGTACTTCACTTAATTTCCTCTGCAGTATTGGGCTTTGGCGGTATTTATCATGCACTTCTGGGACCTGAGACTCTTGAAGAATCTTTTCCATTCTTTGGTTATGTATGGAAAGATAGAAATAAAATGACTACTATTTTAGGTATTCACTTAATTTTGTTAGGTATAGGGTCTTTTCTTCTAGTATTTAAGGCTTTTTATTTTGGAGGTATATATGATACCTGGGCTCCAGGAGGGGGAGATGTAAGAAAAATTACCAACTTCACCCTTAGTCCAAGCATTCTATTTGGTTATTTACTAAAATCCCCTTTTGGGGGAGAAGGTTGGATTGTTAGTGTGGACGATTTGGAAGATATAATTGGGGGACATGTATGGTTGGGTTCCATTTGTATACTTGGTGGAATCTGGCATATCTTAACCAAACCCTTTGCATGGGCTCGGCGTGCACTAGTATGGTCTGGAGAAGCTTACTTATCTTATAGTTTAGGTGCTTTAGCCGTTTTTGGTTTTATAGCTTGTTGCTTTGTCTGGTTTAATAATACTGCTTATCCTAGTGAGTTTTATGGTCCCACTGGACCGGAAGCTTCTCAAGCTCAAGCATTTACTTTTCTAGTTAGAGACCAACGTCTTGGAGCTAATGTAGGCTCCGCTCAAGGGCCTACCGGTTTAGGTAAATATCTAATGCGTTCTCCGACCGGAGAAGTCATTTTTGGAGGAGAAACTATGCGTTTTTGGGATCTGCGTGCTCCCTGGTTAGAACCTCTAAGAGGTCCTAATGGTTTGGACTTGAGTAGACTGAAAAAAGATATACAGCCTTGGCAAGAACGTCGTTCCGCGGAATATATGACTCATGCTCCTTTAGGTTCTTTAAATTCCGTGGGTGGCGTAGCTACAGAGATTAATGCAGTCAATTATGTCTCTCCTAGAAGTTGGTTAGCTACTTCTCATTTTGTTCTAGGATTCTTCCTATTCGTAGGTCATTTATGGCACGCGGGAAGAGCTCGCGCAGCTGCCGCAGGATTTGAAAAAGGAATTGATAGAGATTTTGAGCCTGTTCTTTCCATGACTCCTCTTAATTGAGACATGAAATCCAATGCTTGACGTAAGAATCACTTTGATTTTAGTATACATATTGGGTTGAGTCGAGGAGATCATATTGAAAAAAGGTTTTGTTTTTCAATTCATTTATATCTAATCTTTTTTCGGGCTCGGCTAAGTGGTGATATAGCCGAGCCCGAAAAAACGGAGCCAAccaaaatcaataaaaaaaatcCATTCGCCAAGAAAAAGGAGAGAGGGGGATTCGAACCCTCGATAGTTCTTTGTTTCGAACTATACCGGTTTTCAAGACCGGAGCTATCAACCACTCAGCCAT from Lathyrus oleraceus cultivar Zhongwan6 chromosome 7, CAAS_Psat_ZW6_1.0, whole genome shotgun sequence encodes the following:
- the LOC127104856 gene encoding protein TIC 214, encoding MIFISIYYTPLHLALNRPHTVSFLLVPYLFFYFLYHNDNHFYRSAWVSDLSSGYKDPVLVDSGYKNPNSIRNLRIYKVFFNNLLFKLFYPVVVPSSIVLRVMNIYLFRSNNKLFFLISSFVGWLIGHIFLMKCIGLVLVGLKQKNSIKSKITMRFDKYTLLQLRNYTAQMFGAFAFFFFALYLGNSPSPYYYGAEMGDYDENREEEIQAAIDADETNQEDITVYLSQNEKKETTSNNINIDKNKKLAPLEKSLVTTLFDYNRWSRPLRYIENHKFNRIEKDENSQFFFQTCESDGKKRISFTYPPHLSTFQKLLE
- the LOC127104857 gene encoding photosystem I P700 chlorophyll a apoprotein A1-like, which gives rise to MLAGLFVCVVRKEEDSMIIRSPEPKVQILADPEVKILVDRDPIKTSFEQWAKPGHFSRTIAKGPDTTTWIWNLHADAHDFDSHTSDLEEISRKVFSAHFGQLSIIFLWLSGMYFHGARFSNYEAWLNDPTHIRPSAQVVWPIVGQEILNGDVGGGFRGIQITSGFFQIWRASGITSELQLYCTAIGALVFAALMLFAGWFHYHKAAPKLVWFQDVESMLNHHLAGLLGLGSLSWAGHQVHVSLPINQFLNAGVDPKEIPLPHEFILNRDLLAQLYPSFAEGATPFFTLNWSKYADFLTFRGGLDPLTGGLWLTDIAHHHLAIAILFLIAGHMYRTNWGIGHGIKDILEAHKGPFTGQGHKGLYEILTTSWHAQLSINLAMLGSLTIIVAHHMYAMPPYPYLATDYGTQLSLFTHHMWIGGFLIVGAAAHAAIFMVRDYDPTTRDNDNEGFYSIY
- the LOC127107782 gene encoding LOW QUALITY PROTEIN: photosystem II CP43 reaction center protein-like (The sequence of the model RefSeq protein was modified relative to this genomic sequence to represent the inferred CDS: deleted 1 base in 1 codon), translating into MTIALGKFTKDQNDLFDIMDDWLRRDRFVFVGWSGLLLFPCAYFAVGGWFTGTTFVTSWYTHGLASSYLEGCNFLTAAVSTPANSLAHSLLLLWGPEAQGDLTRWCQLGGLWTFVALHGAFGLIGFMLRQFELARSVQLRPYNAIAFSGPIAVFVSVFLIYPLGQSGWFFAPSFGVAAIFRFILFFQGFHNWTLNPFHMMGVAGVLGAALLCAIHGATVENTLFEDGDGANTFRAFNPTQAEETYSMVTANRFWSQIFGVAFSNKRWLHFFMLFVPVTGLWMSALGVVGLALNLRAYDFVSQEIRAAEDPEFETFYTKNILLNEGIRAWMATQDQPHENLIFPEEVLPRGNLFNGTLALTGRDQETTGFAWWAGNARLINLSGKLLGAHVAHAGLIVFWAGAMNLFEVAHFVPEKPMYEQGLILLPHLATLGWGVGPGGEVIDTFPYFVSGVLHLISSAVLGFGGIYHALLGPETLEESFPFFGYVWKDRNKMTTILGIHLILLGIGSFLLVFKAFYFGGIYDTWAPGGGDVRKITNFTLSPSILFGYLLKSPFGGEGWIVSVDDLEDIIGGHVWLGSICILGGIWHILTKPFAWARRALVWSGEAYLSYSLGALAVFGFIACCFVWFNNTAYPSEFYGPTGPEASQAQAFTFLVRDQRLGANVGSAQGPTGLGKYLMRSPTGEVIFGGETMRFWDLRAPWLEPLRGPNGLDLSRLKKDIQPWQERRSAEYMTHAPLGSLNSVGGVATEINAVNYVSPRSWLATSHFVLGFFLFVGHLWHAGRARAAAAGFEKGIDRDFEPVLSMTPLN